The Opitutaceae bacterium nucleotide sequence CATGGCTGCCCTACAGTGAATCCTCCATCCACCTGGCCGAGATGTATTCCGCAGCCGACCTCTTCATCCACCCGGGCAAGTGGGAGACCTTCGGAATTGTCTCCCTGGAAGCCCAGGCCTGCGGGTGCCGCGTCATCGGGATCGCCGGAGGCGGCCTGGAAGAATCCCTTTCCGGAGAGTCTCCCCTCATCCTCGCCCGGGACGCAACCGGGGCCGGCATTGCCGAGGCCATCACCCGTGCCCTCGATCTCGGAGAAACCGATGGCGAGCGCAGTGAGCGCAGCCGGCGGATGCAGGAGAATTTCAACATCGAAACCACCTTTGTGCGAATGACCGCGCTTTACCGACACCTGATCGCGGGCGGTTCCGCCGGGACTTTCCAGCTTCCGACCAACAAGACCATCCATGGCGTGCACAATCCGGCCCTACAGACCTGAGGACCGGGCAGCCGTCCGCCACGTATGCTGCGAGACCGGATTCATGGGCAATCCGATCGAGCCGATCTTCAGCGATCGAGAACTCTTTGCGGACTTCTTCACCGGCTATTATACCGACTTTGAACCCGAGAGTTCGCTCGTCGCGATCGATGACGAGACCGGCGAGATCATCGGCTACCTCCTCGGGTGCCTTCGCTACCGCTACAATGCATTCCGGCAGGGACTCCTCATCGCCACCCGGATCGTTCCGCGAGCCGTGTTTCGTTTCCTGACCGGACGTTACGACAAACAGAGCCGGCGCTTCCTTTACTGGGTTGTCTTTCGCTCATCCGGACAGACCCCCAAAGGGATTCCGGCGGCAGCCCATTTTCACTTCAATCTGCTTCCCTCCTACCGGACCGGGAAAGCGGGTCGCCAATTGCTCTTCACCTACGTGGACAAGGTTAAGGCGGAGGGTGCCCGCGCCGTTTTCGGTCAGATCCAGGTCCAGGACGACAAGCGCACGCGATTCTACGAGCGCTACGGTTTCAGGCTGGTGGACAAGAAGGAGATCACCAAGTTCAGAAGACACTACGACCAGCCCGTCTACGTGGCCACTCTCTGCAAGTTTTTCGATGCCTGAAGCACCGCGTGCCCTCATCGTTTCCTTTCACGATCTCCATCCCGGAAGCCGGGCGGCCTGCGAACGCTTCCTCGAGCTCGCCTCCAAAGCCGGCGTCCCCCGCCAGTCCCTCCTCGTGGTGCCCCGGTGGCACGGCAGTCCGCCGTTCCATACGGATGCCGGGTTTGTCCGTTGGCTGCAGGAACTCGCCGCAGCCGGTCACGACCTCTGCCTCCATGGCGACACTCATGCCGCCGAAGTGATTCGGGGAGGTCCGGTGGCCCGCCTGATGGCTCGTTTCTACACCAACCACGAAGGAGAATTCTATCAACTGACCCGGGCGGAAGCGGATGGCAAACTCGCCGATGGCCTCGCCTGTTTCAGACGATCGAATCTCGAGGTCCACGGATTCACCGCTCCGGCCTGGTTGCTCAGCACGGATGGAAGGGAGGCTCTGCGGCAGATGGGATTCCACTACAACACTCTCTTCAGCCAGGTTGAACTCCTCCAAAAACAAAAGACCGTGCCCGCCCCAACCTTGGTCTTCAGCTGCCGGAGCGCGTGGCGCCGGTTCGTCTCCGTCCATTGGACACGGTTCTGGATGCGGTTCCACCGCAGCGCTCCTGTGCTCAGACTGGCCGTCCACCCCTGCGATCTCGACCACCCCCGCATCCTTCAGGCGGTGCTGGACCTGCTCACCCGCGCCATCGGCGATCGGCGGCCGATGACCTATCGCGATCTCGCCCTTTCCACTTCCCCTCCGGTTTCCTTATCCCGATGAAACCGTCGCGGACCCTGAATCGCAGTACGCTTATCCGCTACCTCCTGCAGGCCATGGCCCTCGGCGGTATCGCATCGGTCGCGGTCTTCGTCTTCACCCTGCGGGAGGATACCTGGCAGCAGATGCGGCAGTTTCACTGGCCTCTGCTCCCCGTGCTCTTCGGAACGGCCTTCCTCGCCTGGATCTGCAATGGGGGGCGTGTCCTGGTTCTGTCGCGTGCCCTAGGCTACGAGATGAGCTTCCGCCAGGCGATCGCCGTCTCCCTCTCGGCCGAGTTCGGCATCGCCGCCACCCCGGCCGGGGTCGGCGGGACCGTTCTGCGTCTTGCCCTGCTCCGCCAGGCCAATATCCCGCTGACCCGGGGCGGTTCCATGCTGGCCGCGGATGTGACCGTCGACCTCGCCTTCTTCAGCCTGATCACTCCCGTGGCGATCTTCGTTATTCTCAAGGACCCCGCCTTCGGAGGGCTACTCCAGGAAGCCGACGACCTCCATGTGATCGGCCTGATGTCCGCCCTCGCCCTGCTTGCAGTCGGACTGATTTTCCTGCTGACCCGGTCCAGGGTCCAACGCCACCTGCAGGATTGGTCGGGCCGGTTTGCCCTCGGCCAAAGAAAGCGTTGGCCGACGCGAATTCGCGCGATTCGCTGGGCGATGGCCCGGAGCTACCGACGGATTTTTACCTCCCTCGCCTTCATCTTCAAACGGAGGAAAGGCGCTCTCCTGATCGATTTCGGCCTCGCCTCCGTTCAGTGGTGTTGCCGCTACAGCCTCCTGCCCCTGGTGCTTTTCGCTTTCGGTACCCAGGCCAATCCATTCCCCCTCTTCCTCATTCAGGGCATCCTCTTCAGCCTGTCGCTCATCGTCGTGTTGCCCGGGGGTGGAGGATCGGTGGAGATTTTTGCCGGCATCATACTTCCTCAATTTGCTCCCCTTGCCCTCGTCGGCGTCATCCTTATGACGTGGAGATTCTTTTCCTATCACCTTTACCTGTTGGGCGGGGGGATCGCCTTTTTCTGGACCTGCTCGCGGCTGAACCGGATTTTTCCCCAGCGAAACCGCTCGGAAACCGCCACCAGCCTGGGGGTCGATCTGGCGGGATAATCCCGCTACTCCGTCCGCCTATCCGCCGACGAGATCAGCCGGGAATTCGCCTCGAAAACAGTTTCCGGGTGAAAAAACCCGGATTTCTGCCGTTTACAGGCCCATGGATCCCGCGTTTCCAACGTTTGAACCCATAAAAATCGTGAAACGGATACTCTCTCTCACCACTCTGATCATCTCAGTGACCGCCTCCTTCGGCGAGCCGCTGGAATTCACCTGGCCCACGCCCAACGACGCCTACGCCATGGGCAAGGGCCCTCAAGGCTATATCCTCGCCCGGGAAGCCGGAAATGCGGACTCCGGTCAGTTCGGGTGCACCCTGAACCAGGGTATGCTTTTCCACGACGGCCTCGACCTGAAGCCACTGCAGCGGGACTGGATGGACGAGCCGACCGATCCTGTCCGTGCCATCCTGCCGGGGATCGTGCGTTATATCAACCGGGACCGCTACAAGAGCGAATGGGGCCTTTATGTGGTCGTTGAGCACAACACCCTCGAGCCCAAGCTTCTCAGCGTCTACAGCCACCTCCGCAACATCCCCTACGAATTGGCCGAGGATCAGATGGTCGAGGAAGGACAGGTCATCGGCACTCTCGGACGATCCACCCCCGATGGGTCTCTCTCAAAATCCGAGGCCCACCTGCATTTCGAAGTGGCCCTGCGACTGGCCGACACCTTTCCCGGCTGGCATAGCCGCCACCAGGAGGCCGGACCCAACAGGAACGGCGTCTGGAACCCACGCAACCTCCTTGCCATCGATTTCCTCGACCTCGTCGGCAAGCTCAAGATGGGCGATCAGGACAATATCCGTGATTATCTCCTGATGCAGCCCATCGCGGTCTCGATCAAGGTTCAGTCACTGAAGACCCCGGATTTCATCCGCCGCTATCCGGAACTGATCGGCGAGGAACTCAACCAGGGCGAGAGTCATGGCTGGCAGATCAATTTCAACGGCTACGGTGTTCCCATTGCCTGGCGCACCCTGACCCGCGAGGAAGTCGTTGTGATGGGACCCAATGTGACCGAGGTCGTCTACCATGACCCGTCAGAGTTGATGGACTATCCCTGCTACGAACTGGTCGAGGCCAACTGGCAGGGTCAGGTCGTCCCCGGTCCCCGCCTGCTGGAAATCGTCAGTATTCTCTTCAATCTCTGAGCCGGAGAGCCGCCCTACCCGTCCACTCCGATTTCGGCAGATCCGGTCTTTTCTCTCGACCTGAGCCACTGGATGTCGAGGGTGAACGGCCCGGCCCTTCCATCCGAGATCATCATCCCGATCGACGTGATCCGGCTCGGGTCGAGGTCCTTCTGGGCCACCCAGAATCCCCGGAAATAGGGTTTGAAATCGTTCCAACGCAAAGTGAGGGTCGCCCACTCCCCCGCCGGAGGCGCGAGCGAAGCCGTATAGTAGACCCGGTCCGGCGTGTCATCCGTCCAGAGCATCAGGGAATAAGTCCGGCCGTCTCCCCGGACTCGAAGCTCAAATCCCTCGGTCTCCGCCAGGTCAACGGGCCGTTCCTCTCCCCGGATCGAGGCAAATCCCCCACGGTTTTCCTGCGACAGCGTACCTGAAAATCGCATGGCGCCCTCAATGGGCTCAAAGCGCCCCGTCGATCGCCCCCCCATGATGGTGTCATTGAGCGGAGCCCATGATTTTCCGCCGGCATCACTGGAAAAGTCCAGATTCACCCGGTCCCCGCTCCTGGCGACCGCCTGCCCGTTGACCACCGCCAAAAAGAGGAAGCAACCCCCTGCGAACAAGAGCCGTTGAATCGAACGCGCGACCATGGGGGTCATTGAAACATGCGGCCGGTGGGTGATCAACACCGGGTTTCGGCAAACCGCCCTCACCAGATGGCAGTCGGCCCCCGGGGAACGGCAATTCCCTCCGAGCGGTCCGCGCCCTCGGCATCCATGAAGGACGAATAGGGCGATCGCGGCTGATAAGCCGGCAGAAGAACGCCCGCCTCGTCGACGAACTGCAGCCGCCAGGACCGGTAATCGTCGAGGATTCCTGCAAACTCCTCCCGGGTCTGGAAACCCGCAACCGCCCTCTTGAAAAAGACGGCCGGACCGAACTGCCGCGCATACCAGGGCGCCATTTTCCGAAAGAGCCGGCACCCGAGGGCTTCTCCATGAAACGTGATCATACGATCCAGATGACCGCACATCAGGGCAATTCGTTCCTCAAAATCGGGTTCCGCCGGGATCTCACCTGTTTTCAAGAAGCCGGCGGTCTGGCTGAAGATCCAGGGATTGTAGAAGGCCCCGCGTCCGATGCTGACCCCGGCGCAACCCGTTTCCTCCAGCATCCGGGCCGCTCCTTGCGGGGTGGTGACATCGCCGTTTCCGATGACCGGGATCCGCGTCACCGCCCGGACAACCGCCGCGATTCCCTTCAGGTCCACCCGACCGGAAAACCCCTGAGCCCGCGTCCGCCCATGCACAAAGATGGCCGCGGCGCCGGCATCCTCCAGGGCCCGGGCCAGGTCGGGCGCCGTCAGACTGTTCTGGTCCCACCCCAGACGCATTTTGGCGGTGACCGGAATCCGCAGCCCCCCGACCATAGTCCGCACAAGCTCGGCCGCCGTGTCCGTGCTGGTCATGAGCGTCGCGCCACTGCCGGTCCGGACCACTTTCTTGACCGGGCAACCCATGTTGATGTCCACCGAGGCAATACCCATCGCTTCGATCATCTGGGCGGCATCGCGCATGACGATCGGATCCGCCCCGAAGAGCTGCACGGCCAGCGGGGAATCCTCCGGACAGGTCGCCACCAGCTTGTAGGCCATCGGGTTGTGCCGGAGGAGCGAATGGGCATTGACCAGGTCGGTCGTAGCCAGGTCGAGCCCCCCGAGCGCCCTCACCGCCAGACGAAAAGGCAAGGTCGTGTACCCTGCAAGTGGCGACAGAAAAAGATTGGTTTTCAGCTCAAGCCCGCCGAAACACACCGGCTGCAGACCAACACCGGCAGCGGGCGGAGAAGGATGCCGGGACACCGGCGGGCGGGCGGAGTGGATTTCCATGGGAAGAGGACATCATCCTGAGGTACCCCGGTGGCGGTGCAAGCAAGAGCCACAAGGGTTCCGAGTCGGCAATGCCCGATATCCGGACGAAAGTGCAACCCGACTCCGGCCCCCAACCTCCGGATTACAGAAAACAAAAAATCTGCAACTTCTGAAGATGTACCTGTGTTCTTCGGATACAACCAACCTCAACCCAACACAACAATGACCACTTTATTCATCTACGCCGTCATCAGTTTCGCAGGATGCCTGACCATGGCCGGTCTCGACCTGATCCAGCCGTCCCGCAAGAACTGACAATCTACTTCCCAAAACACACTGAGTCGGGATCGCCGGGAGCCGGGCAAACCTCCATGACAGAGGGAAGTCTGGCTCCCGGTTTTTCTTTGCCTCCAGCAGAAGATACCATGGGGTGGTCAGGTTGGACGTTTTCGTCCGCTCGACCACCTCAGGTTATCCTTCGGTCAGTCATTCGTCGAAGAACAAAGCCACCCATCCTTCGGTTGAGTCGAGTCCGCCCTCACAAGCCCTGAACTGAAATCTCAGCGTTGACCCCTTGATGGGTCTTCTCAACCCAGACGCGACCGGAACGTCGGGTCGTTGACGTGGCGGAGGGCTTCCTCCCGGGTAATCTCTCCGTTCTCGAACAACTGAACGAGGGAACGCTCAAAGGTGATCATCCCCTCCTTGGCCTGGGTCTCAATGCCCGACTGGATCTGCTGCCAGACCCCGTTGCGGATCAGGTTGCCCATCGCCGGGTTGTTCTTCAGTATCTCCATGGCCGGTCGGCGACCACGGCCGTCCGCCCGGACGACGAGGCGCTGTCCGATGACCCAGGACAGACTGAAGGAAAGCTGGCTGCAGAGTTCCTTGAAGCGCTCCGGAGGGAACATGTCGACGATCCGCGAGAGGGCACCCTTGGCATCCTTGGTATGCAGGGTTGAAAAAACCAGGTGACCCGTTTCGGCCGCGGTCAGGGCGAGGGCCGTCGTTTCCCGATCCCGCATCTCGCCGACGAAAATGATATCCGGATCCTCGCGCAGTCCGCTCCGAAGTCCACTGGCGAAGGTGTTGACGTGGACGCCGATCTGCCGCTGGGAAACGAGAGCCTTCTCCGTGGGCAGAATGTACTCGATCGGGTCCTCCAGGGTGATGATCCGGACGGCCCGCTGCCGACTGATGTAGCGCAGAAGACTCGCGATCGTCGTCGATTTTCCACTACCGGTGATGCCGGTCACGAGGACCAGGCCCTGCTGCATGGAAACAATCTCCCGCCAGGCCTGATCCGTTGAAAAACCAAGCTCCTCCGGCGGAGGCACCTCCCGGGGCAGCACCCGGAAGACACAGGCCAGACCCTCCCGTTCGGCAAACGCATTGAGACGGAAACTGGTGGCCCGTTCCTTCCATTCAAACGACGCGTCGACGTCTTCCGGAGGACGCCGCTTCAACTTCTCCACCGCGACGACTCCGAGGACCGGGGTCAGCAGGGTTGTCATGATTTCGTCGGTCAGGGGCGTCGCCCCGGGCACCAGGACCAGTTCCCCATCCAGCCGGATCCGGGCCGGTTGCCCGGATTTGAGATGGAGATCCGAAACACGCGGCACCCCGTCCTGCATGAACTCTTTCCGCAGAAACAGTTCCAGCAGATCAAGCAATCCGCAAAGCCGGTCACCCACCGGGTAGATCCGCTGATTCCGTTCGTCAGGCATCCCAAAACAGAAGCACAATGGCTGCCCAAGTCGAATTTCTATTTCCGCGTCTGTTTCTGACAGTTTTCCAAACGCCGGGAGCCGGACGGCTACCAGAGATCGTCCTGGAACTGGCGGATCAGGATGGTGTAAGCGACGACACTCTTCTGGTCGGATTCAAACATCACGTCCCGAAAGCCGCCCGCCGGCATGGCCAGCCGTTCAAAGTACGGTTTCTCCATCTGCGTCTGGCCGATGAACCGGAAGGTGCAGTCTTTTTGCAGCAAAAGCGGTTGATCGGTCTGATTCTGGATGCGGGCCCAGACACGGATCCGCCCGTCTTCGATCGGGTGAGCCTCGACCCTCGCAAGCGTCACCAGGTCGGTATAGGCCTTAGAGACCACCTTCATGTCAGGAACCAACACTGCGCCAGTCCAATTCCGGAAAACCTCATAGGGTTCCCCGTTGGTCTGGAGCGGGAGGACGGTGATCCGGTCCTCGGGAGTCTGTGACTCAGCGTTGATGACCCGGACAACCTTGGGCTGCGGCGCACCTTCAGAGAGATAGCCCAGCGACTCTTCGAAATAGGTGCGGTCTTCAATACGGTGAGGCAGGACGACCTTGGACTCTTCCTTGTTCGGCGCGATCAGCACCTTTGCTTCCTTTGGGATGCGTGGGCCGAAATTCTGCCAGGCGTCCCATACAAAATAGCCACCGATCCCGATGACAAGGAGGAGAATGGCGAATCCGATTACGCGCATGACAGATAGGTCTGAGAAGGGAATTCAGGCTCGGCGCCGGTTTACCGGACCAACCGTAATATCGGCGTAAAAATGCCGGCATTTAGCCCTCCATCATAGCCCGGTCACTCGACCGGCTTTGCCGGTTCGAGCAACGCGGCGAGTTCCGAAACCTCCGCGACCGGCAGACGGCAGGCGAAATCCTGGCAGACCCGGGCCAGCGGTTCGGCAGACTCGGCAGCCACCACCAGCGACTCGGCCGCGATTCCGGCAAAGAGTCCCTTCGGGATGACCTCGTCGTCCAGGGCATGGACCACAACCGCATCCGGCAGGAACCGGCGGTCGATTTCCGAGCGGAGAGCCTGATACCGGGGATCGGCCCTTGACCCGTTAAGGACGATTTCCCGCGACGGCCTCACCGCCAGATCGAGGGCCATCATCATCTGCGGCATGGCCTGCGGATTGGTCCCCCACTGGGCGGCGAAGGCCTCAATCGTCTTCCGACCCCGATCTTCAAGGTCGTTCCGGCCAAGCATTCGGCTGAGACGGATCAGGTTGCTCGCCGCCACGGAGGAAGGGGCCGGCTCCGCCCCGTCGTAGTCCTCCTTCATCCGTACCAGGACGCCCGGGTCGCCGGCCGCCGAACTGAAATAGCCTCCGCCTTCAGCATCCCAGAAAAGCAAATCCTGAATGCCCTGCAGCTGTCCGGCCCATTCCAGCCAGACCATCGAGCCGTCCGCCTCGTAGAGATCGATCAGACCCTGGATGAGGTAGGCATAGTCCTCGCAGAACCCTTCAACCTCGCCGCGGCTTTCCCGGTAGGTGCGGTAGAGGCGTTCGGTCTTCGGATCCCAGAGATTCTCCCTGAGGAATCCCGCCGCCCGCTGCGCCGCCTGCAGATCCTCCGGCCGGCCGAGTCCACGGGCATTGCGCGCCAACGCGGAAATCATCAATCCGTTCCAGGCCGTGATGATCTTGTCGTCAAGATGAGGGTGCGGGCGCTGGCTCCGACGATCGAGGAGTCTCTGGCGCGACCGCTCGAGCAGGTCGGCGACCTCTTCCTCGGGCCGTCCGGTTTGCGCGGCGGTTTCTGCAATCGTCCGTCGACCGGTCAGGATATTCATCCCGCGGAATTCACCCTGGGGATCCGCCCCGGCCGCCACGTTCCCGTCATCCTGCACACCGTGATGGACCATGAAGACTTCCGCATCCTTGTCGAGGACCTCACGAACCTCATCGGCTGACCAGGTATAGAAACGACCCTCACCATGCTCCCCGGTCGTCGGGTCCAAACTGTCGGCGTCCTCGGCCGAGTAGAACCCGCCACCGGGATGGGTCAGTTCGCGTTCGACGTAATCGAGGACGCCGGCGGCCACCGTCGCCCATGCCTTGTCCCCAGTCAATTGATACAACTCAAGATAAGACCAGGCCAGCTGGGCCTGGTCGTAGAGCATCTTTTCAAAATGCGGCACATGCCAGATCGCATCGACCGAATAGCGGTGAAAGCCGCCGCCGAGTTGATCCATCATTCCTCCTGCCGCCATTGCCCGATGGGTCTCCCGCGACATCCGCAGGCTTTCAGTGCGGACTTTCTCCGGCACCGAGGGAGAGACCGCCATCCGATGCAGAAAGAGCAGGTTGGCGGGACGGGGAAACTTCGGCGCTCCGCCGAACCCACCCCGGGTGTCATCGAAGGACTCCCAGAGATACTCGTAACAGGCCCGGAGTTTGTCCGGGTCAAGTGGCCCGGGAGCGCGGGTCGCGTGGGCGGCATACTGCCGGAGAATGCCCGCGGCATGGTCACCCTGAGCGACAACCCGCTCCCGGTCATCTTCCCAGAGCTCGGCCAGCTTGCGCAGGATACTGAGAAAGCCGGGCCGCCCCCCCTGGTCATCCGTTGGGAAATAGGTACCGCCGTAGATCGGCTGCAGATCCGGGGTCAGCCAGACACTCATCGGCCACCCCCCGCCGCCCGTCGTCGCCTGCACATAGGTCATGTAGACACGATCCACGTCGGGCCGCTCCTCCCGGTCCACCTTGATGCTGATGAAGTGGTCGTTGAGAAAGGCCGCAACCTCCTCGTTTTCGAACGACTCCCTGGCCATGACATGGCACCAGTGGCAGGTTGAATAACCAATGGAGAGAAAGATTGGCTTCTGCTCGGTCCGGGCTCGCGCAAACGCCTCCTGCCCCCACGGGTACCAGTCGACCGGGTTTTCGGCATGCTGGAGCAGATAGGGTGACTGCTCGGCGGCCAGGTGGTTGCGGGCGGTTGATCCGGGATTATTTTCGGCGGTCACGGCAAGGGGGCCCAAGGTAAGGATCGCAGCAATCGACATCAGCGTGCTGCCGATACCCGGGACAAGGGGAGAATTGAGAGATGAACGGTTCACGAGAAACGGTGGATCATGGCCCCGGACCACGGACTCCTCCCGGGGCAATGCAACCGAGGCCGAACCCAAACCGGACGGAAGTCAATTTCGCAGATCCGGCGGAGGGTGGCTCCGGGTCGGCAACCACTCTTGCCATCCGCGGAAATCCTACAACCGTCTCCTCCGCTCATCCACCCATCCGGTCCCCGCTCTTCCATGCCTTCAACCTCTACCATCCGGTCGGCCACCGCCGAAGACACATCCCTCATTCTCGGGTTTATCCGGGATCTGGCCGCCTACGAAAAGCTGTCCCACGAAGTCACTGCCACCGAAGATGACCTGCGGCGGAATCTCTTCGGAGAAAATTCCGTGGCCGAAGCCCTGCTGCTCTTCGAGGGCAAGAACCCGGCGGGATTTGCCGTCTTCTTCCACAACTTCTCGACCTTCCTCGGCAAGCCCGGAATCTACCTGGAGGACCTGTTTGTCCATCCGCTATATCGCAAAAAGGGATATGGCAAGGCTCTCCTGACCCACCTGGCTGCCCTCGCGATCGAGCGGGGATGCGGTCGCTTTGAGTGGTCGGTTCTCGACTGGAATCAACCATCGATCGACTTCTACCGCGGCCTTGGAGCACGACCCATGGAAGACTGGACGGTCTTCCGCCTGGATGGAGATGCGCTGGAGGCGCTCGGTCGGTCCACGAAGGCGATTCACTGATTCATTCGGGGACCGGCCAGAGGAATTGCCCGTGTTCACGCAGGTGGAGCAGTTGTTCGACGCTCTGACTGGATTTCCGCTTAACCGCCTCCACCGTATTGAAGGCATTGTGAGGGGTCAGAATGACATCATCGCGGTCCTTCATATCCATGACGGCGCGGACCTCCTCGCTGATTCCTTCCAGCGAACTCCCCGATCGAAGGGCAACCGCCAGGGTGCTTTCCTGATTGTAAACATCGAGCCCGACCCCGCCCAAGTGGCCCGCCACAAGCGATTCGAGCAGGATTGGCGCCGGTGACAGCTCGCCTCTCGAGATATTGACGAAGACCGCACCCGGCCGGCACAGGCTGAAACGCTGCGCAGTGAAGTAGCCTCGGTTTGCGTCGGTCAGATTCATCGCCGCCACCACCACATCGGCATCTGCCAGCGCCGCATCCGGAGCCGCATATTCCACGTCCGCGAATTTCTCCACCAGGTCGACGCCCACGACCGCCATGCCCAAGGCCCTTCCAAGAAGAACCACCTCGCGACCGATCTGGCCGACCCCGATGACAGCCAGCTTGCGCCCACCGGTTTCCCGACCCGTCAGTCCGTCGCGGTGGAATCGACCGAAGGACCGCTGCTGTTCGGGCAGGCGCCGCAACAGGGCCATCCAAAGCACGACGGCCTGCTCCGCGACGGCCCGGGCGCAATAGGTCGGCAGGTGACCCAGCCTGATGCCGGGATATCCGGATTTTCGGATCCAGAGGAGGTGATCATAGCCTGTGCTGCGCGACAGCACGGCCTTGAGGGAAGGCAGCCAGGACTCCGGAATGAGCGATTGGGTGCGGATACTGATGACCGGGGCGGGGGGCTGGCCCAACCCCTCTTCCTGGATGGTCAACGCGGTGTAGCCGGCGGCGACATCTCCGGGATGGAAGTGCTGCAGCTCGGCCGCCTCCTCTTCAAACGCTTCATAATAGCAGATGTCCATCGTGACGCTGGGGCGGGAAGATCAAGGGTGAAGGGGCCAGAAAATGGGCAGGACGGCGAATACCGCCAGAAAAACAACGAAGGCCAGCGGAATGCCCAGCTTGAGATAATCGACAAATCGATAGCCGCCCGGTCCCATGACAAGGATATTCGCAGGATGGGAAATCGGACTGGTAAAACTGGCCGAGGCGGCCATGGCGATCGCCATCATGCCAGTCAGCGGTGAAACCCCCAATCCCGTACAGGTCTGGATGGAGATCGGAGCCATCAGGAGGACGAGGGCTGCCGTGGGAATGATCGTCGTGGCCACGGCCGTGATCAGATAGAGCCCGACGATCACCGGCCAGGGTCCGAGCGGCCCGAGGAATCCGACGACTCCCTCCGCCAGCCACGCGGCAGCACCGCTGTCCTGCATGGCCGATCCGAAGGGAATCATTCCGGCAATGAGGAAGACGGCCCGCCATTCGATCGCGCGGTAGGCTTCGTCCATTCTCAGGCACCCGCTCAACACCATCAGGACCACCCCGAAAACCGACGCGATCGCAATGGGAAGCCATCCGAAGAGCACCGGCACGAGGACGGCCGCCATGATCAAGGTCGCCGGGATCGCCTTGTTGGTGCGGAAAACGTCCTTGACCGTCGGCGTGAGCACAAGGAAATCACTCTCGCCCTGCAACAGCGCGAGCCGGTCTTTCTCACCCAGGAGCAGGAAAGCGTCTCCGAATTCCAGTTT carries:
- a CDS encoding thioredoxin domain-containing protein, encoding MNRSSLNSPLVPGIGSTLMSIAAILTLGPLAVTAENNPGSTARNHLAAEQSPYLLQHAENPVDWYPWGQEAFARARTEQKPIFLSIGYSTCHWCHVMARESFENEEVAAFLNDHFISIKVDREERPDVDRVYMTYVQATTGGGGWPMSVWLTPDLQPIYGGTYFPTDDQGGRPGFLSILRKLAELWEDDRERVVAQGDHAAGILRQYAAHATRAPGPLDPDKLRACYEYLWESFDDTRGGFGGAPKFPRPANLLFLHRMAVSPSVPEKVRTESLRMSRETHRAMAAGGMMDQLGGGFHRYSVDAIWHVPHFEKMLYDQAQLAWSYLELYQLTGDKAWATVAAGVLDYVERELTHPGGGFYSAEDADSLDPTTGEHGEGRFYTWSADEVREVLDKDAEVFMVHHGVQDDGNVAAGADPQGEFRGMNILTGRRTIAETAAQTGRPEEEVADLLERSRQRLLDRRSQRPHPHLDDKIITAWNGLMISALARNARGLGRPEDLQAAQRAAGFLRENLWDPKTERLYRTYRESRGEVEGFCEDYAYLIQGLIDLYEADGSMVWLEWAGQLQGIQDLLFWDAEGGGYFSSAAGDPGVLVRMKEDYDGAEPAPSSVAASNLIRLSRMLGRNDLEDRGRKTIEAFAAQWGTNPQAMPQMMMALDLAVRPSREIVLNGSRADPRYQALRSEIDRRFLPDAVVVHALDDEVIPKGLFAGIAAESLVVAAESAEPLARVCQDFACRLPVAEVSELAALLEPAKPVE
- a CDS encoding GNAT family N-acetyltransferase, giving the protein MPSTSTIRSATAEDTSLILGFIRDLAAYEKLSHEVTATEDDLRRNLFGENSVAEALLLFEGKNPAGFAVFFHNFSTFLGKPGIYLEDLFVHPLYRKKGYGKALLTHLAALAIERGCGRFEWSVLDWNQPSIDFYRGLGARPMEDWTVFRLDGDALEALGRSTKAIH
- a CDS encoding NAD(P)-dependent oxidoreductase, with the protein product MDICYYEAFEEEAAELQHFHPGDVAAGYTALTIQEEGLGQPPAPVISIRTQSLIPESWLPSLKAVLSRSTGYDHLLWIRKSGYPGIRLGHLPTYCARAVAEQAVVLWMALLRRLPEQQRSFGRFHRDGLTGRETGGRKLAVIGVGQIGREVVLLGRALGMAVVGVDLVEKFADVEYAAPDAALADADVVVAAMNLTDANRGYFTAQRFSLCRPGAVFVNISRGELSPAPILLESLVAGHLGGVGLDVYNQESTLAVALRSGSSLEGISEEVRAVMDMKDRDDVILTPHNAFNTVEAVKRKSSQSVEQLLHLREHGQFLWPVPE